One window of Medicago truncatula cultivar Jemalong A17 chromosome 2, MtrunA17r5.0-ANR, whole genome shotgun sequence genomic DNA carries:
- the LOC25486257 gene encoding pentatricopeptide repeat-containing protein At4g16390, chloroplastic, protein MAQAYPLCSSPSSSIFHDLTTRISISSPYSFKLPYKFKTFFSFQPLQENSANLNNPNSNSSSLSKSRIWVNPKTPKPKRIWNKSDKTVSSLAKLPKSLNEQQVSEILNGLGDNVTERDAENILHNIADPETAIFVLEFFKQKIEFERHVVLYNVLFKLFREIKDFEQAEKLFDEMLQRGVKPDVVTFSTLIRCAAVCSFPHKAVELFERMPDFGCEPDYNVSSSMIYVYARTGNVDMALKLYDSAKNEKWVIRPVAFSALIKMYGILGNYDGCLSVYNDMKVLGVRPNMVLYNALLYAMGRAKRARDAKGVYQEMKKNGFVPNWGTYAALLEAYSRGRLSKEALSVYKEMKEKGMSMNKVLYSMLLDMCADVGFVDEAVEIFEDMKCSMTCQPDNYIYTSLINMYSWNGKIPEAEAMLKEMISCGLEPNILVLTMFVHCYGKAKRTNDVVNIFNQFMDTGITPDDRLCDCLLYVMTQIPKEEYGKITNCIQKANPRLGYIVTYLMEENEGDDDGNFMKETSELLSSADDDVKKSLCNSLIDLCVKFGLQQKARNLLDLGLMLEIYSDIQSRSETQWCLNLKKLSVGAAMTAFHVWIDDLSKAFESGEELPQVLGISTIPWRHKRSDKDLASVFESYLKELNSPFHKATNMSGWFFTTSQEAKSWLQSRGSTETVASLNKTVLDVLAEAHLH, encoded by the coding sequence ATGGCTCAAGCTTACCCTCTCTGTTCTTCTCCATCTTCTTCTATCTTCCATGATTTAACAACTCGCATTTCAATTTCATCCCCTTATTCTTTCAAACTTCCCTATAAATTCAAAACCTTCTTCTCCTTCCAACCTCTTCAAGAAAACTCCGCAAATCTCAACAACCCAAATTCAAATTCCTCATCTTTATCTAAAAGCAGAATCTGGGTCAATCCTAAAACCCCCAAACCCAAACGCATTTGGAACAAATCCGACAAAACCGTTTCATCTTTGGCCAAATTACCCAAAAGTCTTAATGAGCAACAAGTTTCTGAAATCTTGAATGGTTTAGGAGACAATGTTACGGAACGCGACGCCGAAAACATTCTTCATAACATTGCAGATCCTGAAACTGCAATTTTTGTGCTTGAATTCTTCAAGCagaagattgaatttgaaagacatgttgttttgtataacgtgttgtttaagttgtttaGGGAAATTAAGGATTTTGAACAAGCGGAGAaactgtttgatgaaatgcttcAAAGAGGAGTGAAGCCTGATGTAGTTACGTTTTCAACTTTGATTAGGTGTGCTGCTGTTTGTTCTTTTCCACATAAGGCTGTAGAGTTGTTTGAGAGGATGCCGGATTTTGGGTGTGAACCGGATTATAATGTGTCGTCTtcgatgatttatgtttatgcgAGAACAGGTAATGTTGATATGGCTTTGAAATTGTATGATAGTGCGAAAAATGAGAAATGGGTTATTAGGCCAGTTGCGTTTTCGGCTTTGATTAAGATGTATGGGATATTGGGGAATTATGATGGGTGTTTGAGTGTTTATAATGATATGAAAGTTCTTGGTGTTAGGCCGAATATGGTTTTGTATAATGCTTTGTTGTATGCTATGGGGAGAGCTAAGAGGGCTAGGGATGCTAAGGGTGTGTACcaggagatgaagaagaatggCTTTGTACCGAACTGGGGAACGTATGCAGCTCTTTTGGAAGCTTATTCGAGAGGACGGTTGAGTAAAGAAGCGTTGAGTGTGTATAAGGAAATGAAGGAAAAGGGAATGAGTATGAATAAAGTTCTTTATAGTATGCTTCTTGACATGTGTGCTGATGTTGGGTTTGTAGATGAAGCTGTTGAAATATTTGAAGATATGAAGTGTTCCATGACATGCCAGCCTGACAATTACATATACACGTCCTTGATTAACATGTATTCGTGGAATGGAAAAATTCCGGAGGCGGAAGCAATGTTGAAGGAAATGATCAGTTGTGGATTAGAGCCTAATATTTTGGTTCTCACAATGTTTGTACATTGCTATGGAAAAGCCAAACGAACTAATGATGTTGTGAATATATTTAATCAATTTATGGATACCGGAATCACCCCTGATGATCGTTTGTGTGATTGTCTTTTGTATGTCATGACTCAAATACCGAAAGAAGAATATGGTAAGATAACAAATTGCATTCAGAAAGCTAACCCAAGGCTTGGTTATATTGTGACATATTTGATGGAAGAGAATGAGGGTGATGATGACGGAAATTTTATGAAGGAAACATCAGAACTTTTAAGTTCAGCTGATGATGATGTGAAGAAGTCCTTATGCAATAGTTTAATTGATCTTTGTGTTAAGTTTGGCTTGCAACAGAAAGCTCGCAACCTTCTTGACTTGGGATTGATGCTTGAGATATACAGCGATATACAATCGAGATCCGAAACTCAGTGGTGTTTGAACCTGAAAAAACTCTCAGTTGGAGCTGCGATGACTGCTTTTCATGTTTGGATAGATGACTTGTCCAAGGCTTTTGAATCAGGTGAAGAGCTGCCACAAGTACTTGGAATTTCTACCATCCCTTGGAGACACAAGCGTTCGGATAAAGACTTGGCTAGTGTATTTGAATCATATTTGAAGGAGCTTAATTCTCCTTTCCATAAGGCTACGAATATGTCTGGCTGGTTTTTTACTACAAGCCAAGAAGCCAAGTCATGGCTGCAGTCTAGAGGATCAACTGAAACAGTTGCTTCTTTGAATAAGACGGTGTTAGATGTTCTTGCTGAGGCTCATCTCCATTGA
- the LOC25486258 gene encoding pentatricopeptide repeat-containing protein At4g16390, chloroplastic — protein sequence MASLSNIPLFLSFSIPPPSSCNPNFKFKTFSHVNQQHSHNPVTNSSSLSKPKIWVNPNNPKSKPLQNKNNNKPSNSRNHFLLKFVQSLDSCDPTHQQVNAILNAFISDGVSERDAVFILDKMTNPKTAHIVMGCIRDRIEHVRDNGVVLYNVTLKVYRKCNDFDGAQKVFDEMLQRGVKPDNITFTTMINCARMSALPDKAVEWFEKMPGFGCEPDAITCSAMVCAYARTNHVDMALRLYDRAKIEKWPVDVVTFSALIKMFDLNGNYDGCLNMHLEMKGLGVKANVEMYNVLLVAMLRGKRHWQAKTIYQEMKSNGVSPDFTTYSTLLRIYTRAQFGQDAISVYKEMKGKGMNVSIDLYNVLLAMCADVGCNDEALEIFQDIKNSRTCTPDSWTFSALINVYSNTGKVFEAEAMLDEMIKSGFEPNIFVMVSLVQCYGKVKRIDDVVKVFNRFLNLGIVPDDRFCGCLLNVMTQTTNEELGKLIGCLEKANKKLGFVVRYLVEEQDGDGDFKKEASELLNSIDTEAKRPICNCLIDLCVNLNLPDKAHDLLGIGLKHGIYRNIQSRSQTKWSLHLKNLSIGAAMTALHLWINDLSKALESGEKFPPLLGINTGRGKLKNSSKGLGSVLQSHLKELNAPFCEAQNEVGWFLVTKEAAKSWLESRGSTKSVATLDSLVLSAPSMTLTY from the coding sequence ATGGCTTCACTCTCAAATATccctctttttctttcattttcaatccctcctccttcttcttgcAACcccaatttcaaattcaaaacctTTTCCCACGTAAACCAGCAACATTCTCACAACCCAGTTACAAATTCTTCATCTTTATCCAAACCCAAAATCTGGGTCAATCCCAATAACCCCAAATCCAAACCtctccaaaacaaaaacaataacaaacctTCTAATTCTCGTAACCATTTTCTCCTTAAATTCGTTCAGTCTCTAGACTCATGTGATCCCACTCACCAACAAGTTAATGCAATTCTCAATGCTTTCATAAGCGACGGCGTTTCGGAACGTGATGCTGTGTTTATTCTTGATAAGATGACAAATCCTAAAACTGCCCACATTGTGATGGGATGTATTAGGGATAGGATTGAACATGTTAGAGATAATGGGGTTGTTCTTTACAATGTGACATTGAAAGTTtataggaaatgtaatgattttGATGGTGCACAGAAGGTTTTTGATGAAATGCTTCAAAGAGGGGTTAAGCCGGATAATATTACTTTTACTACTATGATTAATTGTGCAAGGATGTCTGCTTTGCCGGATAAGGCGGTTGAGTGGTTTGAGAAGATGCCGGGTTTTGGGTGTGAGCCGGATGCAATTACTTGCTCGGCTATGGTGTGTGCTTATGCGCGTACTAATCATGTTGATATGGCTTTGAGATTGTATGATCGTGCGAAAATAGAGAAATGGCCGGTTGATGTAGTGACATTCTCGGcattgattaagatgtttgatttGAATGGAAACTATGATGGATGCTTGAATATGCACTTAGAAATGAAGGGTCTTGGTGTGAAGGCTAACGTGGAAATGTATAATGTTTTGTTGGTTGCTATGTTGAGAGGCAAGAGGCATTGGCAAGCTAAAACTATATATCAAGAGATGAAAAGTAATGGAGTTTCACCGGATTTTACAACGTATTCAACTCTTTTGAGAATCTATACTAGAGCGCAATTTGGTCAAGATGCTATTAGTGTTTATAAGGAAATGAAGGGGAAAGGAATGAATGTGAGTATAGATCTCTATAATGTGCTTTTAGCTATGTGTGCTGACGTTGGATGCAATGATGAAGCTCTTGAGATTTTTCAAGACATAAAAAATTCGCGGACCTGCACACCTGACAGTTGGACATTTTCAGCCTTGATTAATGTATATTCCAACACTGGGAAAGTTTTCGAGGCGGAAGCAATGTTGGATGAAATGATCAAATCTGGATTCGAGcctaatatttttgttatggTATCGCTTGTCCAGTGCTATGGAAAAGTTAAGCgaattgatgatgttgtgaAGGTATTTAATCGATTCTTGAATCTGGGCATCGTTCCAGATGATCGCTTCTGCGGTTGTCTGCTGAATGTTATGACACAAACAACAAATGAAGAGCTTGGTAAACTAATAGGTTGTCTTGAGAAGGCTAATAAAAAGCTTGGTTTTGTGGTAAGATATTTGGTGGAAGAGCAGGATGGTGATGGAGATTTCAAAAAGGAAGCATCAGAACTTTTAAATTCAATTGATACTGAAGCAAAGAGGCCCATATGTAACTGTCTGATTGATCTTTGTGTCAATCTGAATCTACCTGACAAAGCGCATGACCTTCTCGGGATCGGGTTGAAGCACGGAATATATAGGAATATACAATCAAGATCTCAAACAAAGTGGTCTCTACACTTAAAGAACCTCTCGATTGGCGCTGCTATGACTGCATTACATCTTTGGATAAATGACTTGTCTAAGGCTTTGGAATCGGGGGAGAAGTTTCCACCACTACTTGGAATTAATACCGGTCGAGGAAAACTAAAGAATTCAAGCAAGGGTTTAGGTAGTGTACTTCAATCACATTTGAAGGAACTCAATGCTCCGTTCTGTGAAGCTCAAAATGAGGTTGGCTGGTTTTTGGTTACAAAAGAAGCAGCCAAATCATGGCTGGAGTCGAGGGGTTCAACCAAATCTGTTGCTACTTTGGATTCTCTGGTTTTAAGTGCTCCATCAATGACCCTTACCTATTGA
- the LOC25486260 gene encoding pollen-specific leucine-rich repeat extensin-like protein 1, whose protein sequence is MAEKVTIMRLKVDLECEKCYKKVRKLLNKYPQIRDQNYDDKANIVTITVVCCSPEKIRDKLCYKGGGSIKSIEIVDPPKPKAAEPEKKKEAEKPKSAEPEKKKEPEKKKEGDKPKPAKEAEKPKAADPEKKVTFVSVVKDSDKPKDAEKPKPKPEAEKPKDKPAPTAMPMMIPQMPPPMAVPVGMCYVPPCYEGRPVGPYGPYPNQYGGPQCYDGYYARPVYDSYGGGGPCYVGRCDQYLSEENATGCTIM, encoded by the exons ATGGCTGAAAAG GTGACCATTATGAGGCTCAAGGTTGATCTTGAGTGTGAGAAATGCTACAAGAAGGTTAGGAAGCTTCTCAACAAGTACCCTC AAATTCGAGACCAAAATTACGATGACAAAGCAAACATTGTGACAATCACGGTGGTGTGTTGTAGTCCTGAGAAGATTAGGGACAAGCTTTGTTACAAAGGTGGAGGTTCTATCAAGAGCATTGAAATAGTGGATCCGCCAAAGCCCAAAGCAGCTGAGCCCGAGAAGAAAAAGGAAGCCGAGAAGCCCAAGTCCGCTGAGCCCGAGAAGAAAAAGGAACCGGAGAAGAAAAAGGAAGGTGATAAGCCCAAGCCCGCTAAAGAGGCCGAGAAGCCCAAGGCAGCTGACCCGGAGAAGAAAGTTACTTTTGTTTCTGTAGTCAAAGATTCAGATAAACCTAAAGATGCGGaaaagcccaagcccaagcctGAAGCTGAGAAGCCCAAAGACAAGCCTGCACCAACTGCTATGCCTATGATGATCCCGCAAATGCCACCGCCTATGGCGGTTCCAGTTGGGATGTGTTATGTTCCACCATGCTACGAGGGTAGGCCTGTTGGGCCATACGGCCCATACCCTAATCAGTATGGTGGACCACAATGTTATGACGGATACTATGCAAGGCCCGTATACGATAGCTATGGTGGAGGAGGGCCGTGTTATGTGGGCCGATGCGATCAATATCTCAGTGAAGAAAACGCAACAGGGTGCACAATTATGTGA